The following are from one region of the Gossypium hirsutum isolate 1008001.06 chromosome D03, Gossypium_hirsutum_v2.1, whole genome shotgun sequence genome:
- the LOC107950888 gene encoding calcium uptake protein, mitochondrial yields the protein MGLWNRCWFEHRCNLLVVLNFNFGLGFCFFQSFSKWSMESDESTTDGSKTMFHKVALPDYNSKFILGEVYRRKVFFNYEKRLRLRSPPEKVFEYFAYFQISKEELFMRPVDLMQAVVPVFPSFESHIVRDGYLTQERKVKNNIKEKN from the exons ATGGGTCTCTGGAATCGCTGTTGGTTCGAGCATAGGTGCAATCTACTGGTGGTACTCAACTTCAACTTCGGATTGGGGTTCtgtttttttcaatctttctccAAATGGTCAATGGAAAGTGATGAATCTACCACCGATggttcgaaaaccatgtttcataAAGTAGCTCTCCCTGACTATAACTCTAAGTTCATCTTGGGAG AGGTGTATAGAAGGAAAGTTTTCTTTAACTATGAGAAGCGATTAAGATTGCGGAGTCCACCGGAAAAG GTTTTTGAGTATTTTGCCTATTTTCAAATCTCGAAAGAGGAATTATTCATGAGACCAGTTGATCTAATGCAAGCTGTGGTTCCTGTTTTTCCTTCATTTGAATCCCACATTGTTAGAGATGGTTATTTGACACAGGAAAGGAAagttaaaaacaacataaaagaaaaaaattaa
- the LOC107949984 gene encoding uncharacterized protein, with amino-acid sequence MYDFGDEVTIESYRIPWLIWIQIIVLLLLMLLLYGFTLFAFDLPETSSSSSSSSPDSQLGKLPGFKQTTTFSSQVRERQSISGEIGIAKQQVGGW; translated from the exons ATGTATGATTTTGGGGATGAAGTAACGATTGAAAGCTACAGAATCCCTTGGCTGATATGGATCCAAATAATCGTCCTTCTACTTCTCATGCTTCTTCTTTATGGCTTCACTCTCTTCGCTTTCGATCTCCCCGaaacctcttcttcttcttcttcatcttccccTGACTCCCAGTTGGGCAAGCTACCTGGTTTCAAGCAAACTACAACCTTTTCTTCCCAG GTCAGAGAAAGGCAGAGCATAAGTGGAGAGATAGGCATAGCAAAGCAACAAGTAGGAGGATGGTAA